The Pyrus communis chromosome 2, drPyrComm1.1, whole genome shotgun sequence genome includes a window with the following:
- the LOC137726008 gene encoding prefoldin subunit 6 produces MASSSALRELQRELEAKANDLSKIQKDISKNHQVRKKYTIQLGENELVLKELDLLSEDANVFKLIGPVLVKQDLAEARANVRKRIEYISAELKRLDATLQDLEEKQNSKKETILKLQQRAQALQAGKAKA; encoded by the exons ATGGCGTCGTCGTCAGCTCTTCGAGAGCTTCAGCGCGAATTGGAGGCCAAAGCTAACGATCTCAGCAAAATCCAAAAGG ATATTTCAAAGAATCACCAAGTGAGGAAGAAGTACACTATCCAGCTCGGCGAGAACGAGCTCGTCCTCAAG GAATTGGATCTTCTTAGCGAAGATGCCAATGTGTTCAAGTTGATCGGTCCGGTTCTTGTGAAGCAGGATTTGGCAGAGGCTAGGGCCAATGTGCGAAAGAGAATCGAATACATCTCCGCTGAATT GAAACGGCTGGATGCTACCCTTCAAGATTTGGAAGAGAAGCAAAATAGCAAGAAAGAGACG ATTTTAAAATTACAACAGAGGGCTCAAGCACTCCAGGCCGGAAAAGCGAAGGCGTAA
- the LOC137725494 gene encoding potassium channel KAT1-like, whose protein sequence is MTFSYAKNFFRRFCIDEYQMDTVAQSSFFSTDLLPSLGARINQSTKLRKYIISPYNPRYRTWEMVLVLLVIYSAWICPFEFAFLPYEQDALFVVDNIVNGFFGIDIILTFFVAYLDSRSYLLVDNPKQIARRYLSTWFLFDVCSTAPFQSISLLFTNRGSELGFKVLNMLRLWRLRRVSYLFARLEKDIRFNYFWIRCTKLIFVTLFAVHCAGCINYLIADRYPDPKRTWIGAVYPDFKQDSLWNRYVTSIYWSITTLTTTGYGDLHAENPREMLFDIFYMLFNLGLNSYLIGNMTNLVVHWTSRTRIFRDTVRAATEFAARNDLPPRIQDQMLSHICLKFKTEGLKQQETLNGLPKALRSSIAQHLFFPIIQKIYLFQGVSHEFLFQLVSEIDAEYFPPKEDVILQNEAPTDLYILVSGAADLVSNVDGQDQVIGKATAGDTLGEIGVLCHRPQPFTARTTELSQILRLRRSSLMTTIQANKDDEQIIMNNIFLKLKEQEGLGCEYPHTEGCCSCAGCKDNSHQEPSMQEARNDLFTGSVTIENSEIGKADISTRCAMDVSTMAEDGQMALHTAVCQGDLEMVKILVEGGANVNKPDARGWTPKDLAQQQGNKSITDLLRRYENRRIAEHRIEFIELETSEITRNCKGNSKRHEGAQFSHSHRKEVPMKCYPSNSSPDREGMRSINNRVTIHMHFQNGTASERQLAKLIILPDSIEELLRVASEKFGGHKPTKVVNAENAEIDDISVVRDGDHLFLLHND, encoded by the exons ATGACATTTTCGTACGCGAAAAACTTCTTCCGGAGGTTCTGTATTGATGAATACCAAATGGACACTGTTGCTCAGAGCAGCTTCTTCTCTACTGATCTTCTGCCTTCCCTTGGTGCCAGAATCAACCAATCTACTAAGCTCCGGAAATACATTATATCGCCGTATAATCCTCGTTACAG GACGTGGGAGATGGTACTTGTTCTTCTAGTCATCTACTCTGCGTGGATTTGCCCGTTCGAGTTTGCATTTCTCCCTTACGAGCAGGATGCTCTTTTCGTCGTTGACAACATTGTCAACGGCTTCTTTGGCATTGACATCATTCTCACTTTCTTTGTTGCCTATCTCGACAGCCGTTCTTACCTTCTTGTTGACAATCCAAAGCAAATCGCAAGGAG GTACTTATCAACCTGGTTTCTTTTCGACGTGTGTTCCACTGCACCATTTCAGTCTATCAGCCTCCTCTTCACAAATCGCGGCAGCGAACTTGGGTTTAAGGTACTCAACATGCTCCGCCTTTGGCGCCTCAGACGAGTCAGCTACCTCTTTGCAAG ACTTGAGAAGGACATCCGATTCAACTACTTCTGGATTCGCTGCACGAAGCTCATTTTT GTAACCCTTTTTGCAGTGCACTGCGCCGGATGCATCAACTATCTGATAGCAGACCGGTATCCTGACCCGAAAAGAACCTGGATCGGTGCAGTGTATCCGGATTTCAAACAAGACAGTCTCTGGAACAGATACGTTACTTCAATATACTGGTCCATCACAACACTAACAACCACTGGCTATGGGGATTTGCATGCTGAGAACCCTAGAGAGATGCTGTTTGATATTTTCTACATGCTCTTCAACTTGGGACTGAATTCTTACCTCATAGGAAACATGACAAATCTTGTAGTTCATTGGACCAGCAGAACCAGAATCTTT AGGGACACAGTGAGAGCTGCAACAGAATTTGCAGCAAGAAATGACTTGCCCCCAAGGATTCAGGACCAAATGCTCTCACATATATGCCTCAAGTTCAAGACAGAAGGACTGAAGCAGCAAGAGACCTTAAATGGTCTCCCAAAAGCCCTTCGTTCTAGCATTGCCCAACATCTCTTCTTCCCCATCATTCAAAAAATCTACCTCTTTCAAGGAGTTTCTCATGAATTCCTCTTTCAATTG GTTTCAGAAATAGATGCAGAGTATTTTCCGCCCAAGGAAGACGTAATTCTGCAAAACGAGGCTCCGACCGATCTATACATACTGGTTTCCGGTGCGGCG GATCTGGTGTCCAATGTTGATGGGCAAGATCAA GTTATAGGAAAGGCTACTGCGGGGGATACTTTGGGGGAAATCGGAGTATTATGTCATAGGCCGCAGCCTTTCACCGCTCGGACAACCGAACTTTCCCAAATATTACGACTCCGCAGAAGTTCACTCATGACCACTATACAAGCAAACAAGGATGACGAGCAGATTATCATGAACAACATTTTTCTG AAACTGAAGGAACAAGAAGGGTTGGGCTGTGAATATCCACATACCGAAGGCTGCTGTTCTTGCGCGGGGTGCAAAGATAACTCGCATCAAGAACCATCAATGCAGGAAGCAAGGAATGATTTGTTTACAGGTTCAGTGACTATAGAAAACAGCGAAATAGGCAAAGCTGATATTTCAACTAGATGTGCAATGGATGTCAGCACGATGGCTGAGGATGGCCAGATGGCTCTTCACACTGCTGTTTGCCAGGGAGATTTGGAAATGGTCAAAATTTTGGTCGAAGGAGGAGCAAATGTAAACAAACCAGATGCCAGAGGATGGACACCGAAAGATCTGGCACAACAGCAGGGAAACAAGAGCATAACTGACCTCTTACGAAGATATGAGAATAGGAGAATAGCCGAACATAGAATAGAGTTTATTGAACTGGAAACATCTGAAATCACCAGGAATTGTAAAGGAAATTCCAAAAGACACGAGGGTGCCCAATTTTCCCACTCTCACCGGAAAGAAGTACCAATGAAGTGCTACCCGAGCAATTCTAGCCCAGATAGAGAAGGGATGAGATCAATCAACAATAGAGTAACtatccacatgcattttcagaatGGAACCGCGTCGGAAAGGCAACTTGCGAAGTTAATAATCCTACCTGATTCGATCGAAGAGCTGCTCAGAGTTGCCA GTGAGAAGTTTGGAGGACACAAACCTACAAAAGTTGTGAACGCAGAGAATGCAGAAATAGATGACATAAGTGTTGTTCGAGATGGTGATCACCTGTTTCTTCTCCATAACGACTGA
- the LOC137725493 gene encoding mannosyl-oligosaccharide 1,2-alpha-mannosidase MNS3-like: MSSKSLPYSKRDVHYDNAKFRHRPFFKVITQTLQTSNVKNHCMSCSTGKFLLLLMIFGVAYLMLTHTSPTTDGLVKSSKNGTEHIKSGGIRFGNIFRKPPRLPPQLPPDEKGSRGNIGVDHRKLNSDPKWIARQQNVKKAFIHAWSGYKKYAMGYDELMPVSKQGVDGLGGLGATIVDALDTAMIMGADEVVSEAGLWIETHLSNKINQTGQVNLFETTIRVLGGLLSAYHLSSVENGMDPTHKGPKPVVYLETAKNLADRLLTGFTSSPTAIPFGDIVLRDPSAHPAPDGLSSTSEVSTLQLEFNYLSSVSGDPKYTVESMKVLEHIKTLPKVEGLIPIFISPSTGEFAGENIRLGSRGDSYYEYLLKIWLQKNRESNFTYLRDMYEEAMKGVRHRLVQKSIPNGLVFVGELPFGANSSFSSKMDHLVCFLPGTLALGATKGLTKEEAMKNNMLNFEDLENLKLAEDLAKTCFEMYSVTSTGLAPEIAYFHTKEFSEGGLDGGNKSSEYMNDIIIKPADRHNLLRPETVESLFFLYRITEDPKYREWGWQIFEAFEKYTRVDTGGYSSLDDVTSVPPHKRDKMETFFLGETLKYLYLLFGDSSVIPLDKFVFNTEAHPIPIEGTAKMG, encoded by the exons ATGTCGTCCAAGTCTCTACCTTACTCCAAGAGGGATGTCCACTACGACAACGCTAAGTTCCGCCATCGCCCCTTCTTCAAG GTGATAACTCAAACTTTACAGACCAGTAACGTAAAGAATCACTGCATGAGTTGTAGTACAGGAAAGTTTCTACTTTTACTAATGATATTCGGTGTAGCGTATCTTATGCTTACACATACAAGTCCCACCACTGATGGATTAGTGAAAAGTAGTAAGAATGGTACGGAGCACATTAAGAGTGGCGGCAttaggtttggaaatattttcaGAAAACCACCGAGGCTTCCTCCTCAGTTACCGCCTGACGAGAAAGGTAGTCGTGGCAACATTGGTGTTGATCATAGGAAGTTAAATTCTGACCCGAAATGGATAGCTAGGCAACAGAATGTCAAGAAGGCGTTTATTCATGCGTGGTCGGGATATAAAAAGTATGCAATGGGTTATGATGAGTTGATGCCCGTGAGCAAACAGGGGGTTGATGGGTTAGGTGGTCTAGGTGCAACTATTGTGGATGCTCTTGACACTGCGATGATAATGGGTGCTGACGAAGTTGTTTCTGAAGCTGGATTATGGATTGAAACACACCTTTCAAATAAGATTAATCAGACAGGACAAGTCAATTTATTTGAAACTACAATACGTGTTTTGGGTGGTCTTTTAAGTGCATATCATCTGAGTTCTGTGGAAAATGGGATGGACCCTACACATAAAGGACCTAAGCCAGTTGTTTATCTAGAAACTGCTAAGAACTTGGCTGATCGTCTACTAACTGGCTTTACTTCCAGTCCAACTGCTATTCCTTTTGGTGATATTGTTCTTCGAGATCCTTCAGCGCATCCAGCTCCTGATGGTCTTAGTAGTACTTCAGAAGTCTCTACTTTGCAGCTTGAGTTCAATTATCTAAGTTCAGTTTCTGGTGATCCAAAGTACACTGTGGAATCTATGAAGGTCTTGGAACACATAAAGACTCTACCTAAGGTGGAAGGACTGATACCCATATTTATAAG CCCTAGCACTGGTGAATTTGCTGGAGAAAATATAAGACTGGGATCTCGTGGTGACAGCTACTATGAATACCTACTGAAAATTTGGCTTCAGAAAAATCGGGAAAGTAATTTTACGTATCTCCGTGATATGTACGAGGAAGCAATGAAGGGTGTCAGACACCGTCTTGTTCAGAAATCAATCCCCAATGGATTGGTTTTTGTAGGGGAGTTGCCCTTCGGAGCTAATAGTTCTTTTAGTTCCAAAATGGACCACCTG GTATGTTTCTTGCCTGGCACTCTTGCACTCGGGGCCACGAAAGGCCTTACCAAGGAAGAAGCGATGAAAAATAATATGCTTAACTTTGAGGACCTAGAAAATTTGAAACTTGCAGAAGATCTGGCTAAAACATGCTTTGAAATGTATTCAGTAACCTCTACTGGTCTTGCTCCAGAAATTGCTTATTTCCATACAAAG GAATTTTCTGAAGGAGGTCTTGATGGTGGTAACAAGAGTTCTGAATATATGAATGACATAATCATCAAGCCTGCTGATCGTCATAATCTCTTGCGTCCTGAAACAGTGGAATCATTGTTTTTCTTGTACCGCATCACAGAAGATCCAAA ATATCGTGAATGGGGttggcagatttttgaagcatTTGAGAAATATACCAGGGTTGATACTGGTGGATACAGTTCTTTGGATGATGTAACTTCAGTTCCTCCTCATAAAAGAGACAAGATGGAGACATTTTTTTTGGGCGAGACTCTGAAGTACTTGTACTTGCTGTTTGGAGATAGTTCTGTTATTCCATTGGATAAGTTTGTTTTTAACACAGAAGCTCATCCTATTCCAATTGAAGGCACTGCCAAGATGGGATAA
- the LOC137724588 gene encoding uncharacterized protein — MGFSNSQITFYCMICTFLFLLRTPSSSALISSSSSSSTSASPKPHEIQPQTQTAAMPTAAAVFYIKNTPPFEMDKQEPIKKNRKMRHKRNMNKKRKKTTTKKDFKTAPFSVMLPKGFVPPSGSSPCHNAYPNSVAFFCDLAPTAAKP, encoded by the coding sequence ATGGGTTTCAGTAACAGTCAAATCACCTTCTACTGCATGATCTGcaccttcctcttcctcctccgcaCCCCCTCCTCTTCCGCTCtcatctcctcctcctcctcctcatccacCTCCGCATCACCAAAACCCCACGAAATCCAACCCCAAACCCAAACAGCCGCCATGCCCACGGCCGCCGCAGTGTTCTACATCAAGAACACGCCGCCGTTTGAAATGGACAAACAAGAACCGATCAAGAAGAACAGAAAGATGAGGCACAAGAGGAACATGaataagaagagaaagaagacgacgaccaaGAAAGACTTCAAAACGGCGCCGTTCTCGGTGATGCTACCCAAGGGTTTCGTCCCGCCTTCCGGTTCGTCGCCTTGCCACAATGCGTACCCCAACTCCGTCGCTTTCTTCTGCGACCTTGCTCCCACTGCTGCAAAACCCTAA